Proteins encoded together in one Bradyrhizobium sp. PSBB068 window:
- a CDS encoding vitamin B12-dependent ribonucleotide reductase, giving the protein MRIERRNTTSGQSPYAGINFRLTTSEIRNPDGSVVFRAENVEVPEFWSQVASDVLAQKYFRKAGVAARLKKVEEETVPSWLWRSVPDTEALASLPENERIVGETSAKQVFDRLAGCWTYWGWKGGYFSSEEDALAFFDELRFQLAKQMVAPNSPQWFNTGLHWAYGVDGPGQGHYYVDWKTGKLTKSKSAYEHPQPHACFIQGVGDDLVNEGGIMDLWVREARLFKYGSGTGSNFSSLRGEGEKLSGGGRSSGLMSFLKIGDRAAGAIKSGGTTRRAAKMVVVDADHPDIETYIDWKVKEEQKVAALVTGSKINQKHLKAVMKACVNCEGSGDDCFDPEKNPALRREIKLARRNLVPDNYIKRVIQFAKQGYKEISFDIYDTDWDSEAYLTVSGQNSNNSVSLKDDFLRAVETDGDWNLVGRTTKKVTKTLKARDLWEKIGYAAWASADPGLHFNTTMNDWHTCKASGDIRASNPCSEYMFLDDTACNLASANLLTFYNSSTKRFDVESYEHLCRLWTIVLEISVMMAQFPSKAIAELSYEFRTLGLGFANIGGLLMTMGLPYDSKEGRALCGALTAVMTGISYKTSAEMAAELGTFPGYKKNAAHMLRVIRNHRRAAHGNAGGYEALAVNPVPLDHASCPQGDIVAHAKLAWDDALALGEVNGYRNAQTTVVAPTGTIGLVMDCDTTGIEPDFALVKFKKLAGGGYFKIINQAVPSALRALGYRESEIAEIEAYAVGHGSLSNAPGINASTLKAKGFTDEAIAKVEKALPTAFDIKFAFNKWTFGEDFIRDQLGIGAEAIAAPGFDLLQTVGFTKREIEAANVHICGAMTVEGAPHLKAEHYPVFDCANPCGKIGKRYLSVESHIRMMAASQPFISGAISKTINMPNDATVEDCKSAYLLSWKLALKANALYRDGSKLSQPLNSQLISDDEDEDDAVEALYEKPMAARAAQVSEKIVEKLVERIVVMREREKMPDRRKGYTQKAVVGGHKVYLRTGEYDDGRLGEIFIDMHKEGAALRSFINNFAIAVSLGLQYGVPLEEYVDAFTFTRFEPAGPVQGNDSIKYATSILDYVFRELAVSYMSRFDLAHVDPNESGFDALGKGVEEGKEQPEEAPHHHATKYLSRGLTRSRTDNLVIMRGGSAAVSQNADNAPAGGNRVTSLASHGATGRGVSDTIEGAVALKQEVSHDLSPTEKLEALQQWSKPGSAAAAAPSKAERRAEAKAKGYEGEMCSECGNFTLVRNGTCMKCDTCGSTTGCS; this is encoded by the coding sequence ATGCGAATCGAACGACGCAACACCACCAGCGGACAATCTCCCTACGCCGGGATCAATTTCCGCCTGACCACCTCAGAGATCCGCAATCCGGACGGCTCGGTCGTGTTCCGCGCCGAGAACGTCGAGGTTCCGGAGTTCTGGTCGCAGGTCGCCTCCGACGTGCTGGCGCAGAAGTACTTTCGCAAGGCCGGCGTCGCCGCGCGCCTGAAGAAGGTCGAGGAAGAGACCGTGCCGTCGTGGCTGTGGCGTTCGGTGCCCGACACCGAGGCCCTGGCGTCGCTGCCCGAGAACGAGCGCATCGTCGGCGAGACCAGCGCAAAACAGGTGTTCGATCGCCTCGCCGGCTGCTGGACCTATTGGGGCTGGAAGGGCGGCTACTTCTCGTCGGAAGAAGATGCGCTGGCCTTCTTCGACGAGCTGCGTTTCCAGCTGGCCAAGCAGATGGTCGCGCCGAACTCGCCGCAGTGGTTCAACACCGGCCTGCACTGGGCCTATGGCGTCGACGGCCCCGGCCAGGGCCACTATTACGTCGACTGGAAGACCGGCAAACTGACAAAATCGAAGTCGGCCTATGAGCATCCGCAGCCGCATGCCTGCTTCATCCAGGGCGTCGGCGACGACCTCGTCAACGAGGGCGGCATCATGGACCTCTGGGTGCGCGAGGCGCGCCTGTTCAAGTATGGCTCCGGCACCGGCTCCAACTTCTCCAGCCTGCGCGGCGAAGGCGAAAAGCTCTCCGGCGGCGGCCGCTCGTCGGGCCTGATGAGCTTCCTGAAGATCGGCGACCGTGCCGCCGGCGCGATCAAGTCGGGCGGCACCACCCGCCGCGCCGCCAAGATGGTCGTGGTCGATGCCGACCATCCCGATATCGAGACCTATATCGACTGGAAGGTGAAGGAGGAGCAGAAGGTCGCAGCGCTCGTCACCGGCTCCAAGATCAACCAGAAGCACCTCAAGGCCGTGATGAAGGCCTGCGTCAACTGCGAAGGCTCTGGCGACGATTGCTTCGATCCCGAGAAGAACCCGGCGCTCCGCCGCGAGATCAAGCTCGCCCGCCGCAACCTCGTGCCCGACAACTACATCAAGCGCGTCATCCAGTTCGCCAAGCAGGGCTACAAGGAGATCTCGTTCGACATCTACGACACCGACTGGGACTCGGAGGCCTACCTCACCGTCTCCGGCCAGAACTCCAACAATTCGGTGTCGCTGAAGGATGATTTCCTGCGCGCGGTGGAAACCGACGGCGACTGGAATCTGGTCGGCCGCACCACGAAGAAGGTGACGAAGACGCTGAAGGCCCGCGACCTCTGGGAGAAGATCGGTTACGCCGCCTGGGCCTCCGCCGATCCCGGCCTGCACTTCAACACCACCATGAACGACTGGCACACCTGCAAGGCGTCCGGCGACATTCGCGCCTCCAATCCGTGCTCGGAATACATGTTCCTGGACGACACGGCGTGCAACCTCGCTTCCGCCAATCTGCTGACGTTCTACAACTCGTCCACCAAGCGGTTCGACGTCGAGTCCTACGAGCATCTCTGCAGGCTCTGGACCATCGTGCTCGAAATCTCGGTCATGATGGCCCAGTTCCCGTCGAAGGCGATCGCCGAGCTGTCCTACGAGTTCCGCACCCTCGGCCTCGGTTTTGCAAATATCGGCGGTCTCTTGATGACCATGGGCCTGCCCTATGACAGCAAGGAAGGCCGCGCGCTGTGCGGCGCGCTGACCGCGGTCATGACCGGCATCTCCTACAAGACCTCGGCGGAGATGGCGGCCGAGCTCGGCACCTTCCCGGGATACAAGAAGAACGCCGCGCACATGCTGCGCGTGATCCGCAACCACCGCCGCGCAGCCCACGGCAATGCCGGTGGTTACGAGGCGCTCGCGGTCAACCCGGTGCCGCTCGATCACGCCTCGTGCCCGCAAGGAGACATCGTCGCGCACGCCAAGCTGGCGTGGGACGACGCGCTGGCGCTCGGCGAGGTCAACGGCTATCGCAACGCCCAGACCACCGTCGTGGCGCCGACCGGCACCATCGGCCTCGTGATGGATTGCGACACCACCGGCATCGAGCCTGATTTCGCGCTGGTCAAGTTCAAGAAGCTCGCCGGCGGCGGCTACTTCAAGATCATCAACCAGGCGGTGCCGTCGGCGCTGCGCGCGCTCGGCTATCGCGAGAGCGAGATCGCCGAGATCGAGGCCTACGCCGTCGGCCACGGCTCGCTGTCCAATGCACCCGGGATCAACGCCTCGACCCTCAAGGCAAAAGGCTTCACCGACGAAGCCATCGCCAAGGTCGAAAAGGCGCTGCCGACCGCGTTCGACATCAAGTTCGCCTTCAACAAGTGGACCTTTGGCGAGGACTTCATCCGCGACCAGCTCGGCATCGGTGCCGAGGCGATCGCGGCCCCCGGCTTCGACCTGCTCCAGACGGTCGGCTTCACCAAGCGCGAGATCGAAGCTGCCAACGTGCACATCTGCGGCGCGATGACGGTGGAAGGTGCGCCGCACCTGAAGGCCGAGCACTACCCCGTGTTCGACTGCGCCAATCCCTGCGGCAAGATCGGCAAGCGGTATCTCTCGGTCGAGAGCCACATCCGGATGATGGCGGCCTCGCAGCCGTTCATCTCGGGCGCGATCTCCAAGACAATCAACATGCCGAACGACGCCACGGTGGAGGACTGCAAGTCCGCCTACCTGCTGTCGTGGAAGCTGGCGCTGAAGGCCAACGCGCTGTACCGCGACGGCTCCAAGCTGTCGCAGCCGCTCAACTCGCAGCTCATCTCCGACGATGAGGACGAGGACGATGCGGTGGAAGCGCTCTACGAGAAGCCGATGGCGGCGCGTGCCGCCCAGGTCTCGGAGAAGATCGTCGAGAAGCTGGTCGAGCGCATCGTCGTGATGCGCGAGCGCGAGAAGATGCCGGATCGCCGCAAGGGTTACACCCAGAAGGCTGTGGTCGGCGGCCACAAGGTCTATCTCCGCACCGGCGAATATGACGACGGCCGGCTCGGCGAGATCTTCATCGACATGCACAAGGAAGGCGCGGCGCTGCGCTCCTTCATCAACAATTTTGCGATCGCGGTGTCGCTCGGTCTGCAATACGGCGTGCCGCTGGAAGAGTATGTCGACGCCTTCACCTTCACCCGCTTCGAGCCCGCGGGCCCGGTGCAGGGCAACGACTCGATCAAATACGCGACCTCGATCCTCGACTATGTCTTCCGCGAGCTCGCGGTGAGCTACATGTCGCGCTTCGACCTCGCCCATGTCGATCCGAACGAGAGTGGCTTCGACGCGCTCGGCAAGGGCGTCGAGGAAGGCAAGGAGCAGCCGGAAGAGGCTCCGCACCACCACGCGACGAAGTATCTGTCGCGTGGCCTGACCCGCTCGCGCACCGACAACCTCGTCATCATGCGCGGCGGCTCGGCCGCGGTGAGCCAGAACGCCGACAACGCCCCCGCCGGCGGCAACCGCGTGACCTCACTGGCCTCGCACGGCGCAACCGGACGCGGCGTCTCCGACACCATCGAAGGCGCCGTCGCCCTGAAGCAGGAAGTCAGCCACGACCTCTCGCCCACCGAGAAGCTCGAGGCCCTGCAACAGTGGAGCAAGCCCGGCAGCGCCGCAGCCGCCGCCCCATCCAAGGCGGAGCGTCGCGCCGAAGCCAAGGCCAAGGGCTATGAGGGCGAGATGTGCTCGGAGTGCGGCAACTTCACGCTGGTGCGGAACGGGACCTGCATGAAGTGCGATACGTGCGGCAGCACGACGGGGTGTTCGTGA